One segment of Desulfosudis oleivorans Hxd3 DNA contains the following:
- the rlmB gene encoding 23S rRNA (guanosine(2251)-2'-O)-methyltransferase RlmB — protein sequence MKRPDRSETLYGIHPVMAAITAGRRKVDTLFIASGRETRQPHQQALQAAEQHNIPVNEIPARDLEQMTGGKVHQGIAARVSVYPFVPLADLLAAVPSTDTPFILVADGLTDPHNLGALARTALCAGVHGLIIPKDNAASPTPAAVKASAGALEFLPVARETNIARVLDALKDAGLWIAGLDGRGEQTIYDSDLTGPLALVVGDEGRGIRRLVGQKCDFILSIPQTDMVHSLNASVAGAVAMYEAFRQRRAKAVIGR from the coding sequence TTGAAACGGCCGGACCGTTCGGAGACCCTTTACGGCATTCACCCGGTAATGGCGGCCATCACCGCCGGCCGGCGAAAGGTGGACACGCTTTTCATCGCATCCGGCCGGGAAACTCGGCAGCCCCATCAACAGGCCCTTCAGGCCGCGGAGCAGCACAACATTCCGGTCAACGAAATTCCGGCCCGGGACCTGGAGCAGATGACCGGGGGAAAGGTCCACCAGGGAATCGCGGCCCGTGTTTCGGTCTATCCCTTTGTGCCGCTTGCGGACCTGCTGGCTGCCGTGCCGTCAACAGACACGCCTTTTATTCTTGTTGCCGACGGTCTCACCGACCCCCACAACCTGGGGGCATTGGCCCGTACCGCCCTGTGCGCCGGCGTTCACGGCCTGATCATTCCAAAGGACAATGCCGCTTCTCCCACACCCGCGGCGGTCAAGGCCTCGGCCGGAGCCCTGGAGTTCCTGCCCGTTGCGCGGGAAACCAACATCGCCCGGGTCCTGGATGCCCTGAAGGATGCCGGCCTCTGGATCGCGGGGCTGGACGGCAGGGGCGAACAGACCATCTACGACAGCGACCTGACCGGCCCCCTGGCCCTGGTGGTGGGTGACGAAGGCAGGGGCATTCGCCGCCTGGTGGGTCAGAAGTGCGATTTTATTCTTTCCATTCCCCAGACCGATATGGTTCATTCCCTCAACGCCTCGGTGGCAGGGGCCGTTGCCATGTACGAGGCATTCCGCCAGCGGCGGGCAAAGGCCGTCATCGGTCGTTAA
- the gmk gene encoding guanylate kinase, translated as MRKTQQATKASVKSKLLSRAPGRLFIVSAPSGAGKTTLCAALLKRMPRMVRSISYTTRTPRKNEQNGEDYHFISDAEFREGIEQGRWAEWAEVHGNFYGTSADFIRSRLRMGIDVVLNIDVQGAEQLFARYPDSVGIFILPPSIEELRRRLEKRGGDAPDAIERRMAAAEQEMARKDLYHHVVLNDDLSRATEELVAIAQRYRQAPGRPD; from the coding sequence ATGCGTAAGACACAACAAGCCACAAAAGCTTCCGTAAAATCCAAGCTCCTGAGCAGGGCGCCGGGACGGCTGTTTATTGTTTCCGCGCCCTCCGGCGCCGGTAAAACCACCCTGTGCGCGGCCCTGCTCAAGCGGATGCCCCGCATGGTCCGTTCGATTTCCTACACCACCCGCACACCCCGGAAAAACGAGCAGAACGGGGAGGACTACCATTTTATTTCCGACGCGGAGTTCCGAGAAGGGATTGAACAGGGCCGGTGGGCCGAGTGGGCCGAGGTCCATGGCAACTTTTACGGCACCTCCGCCGACTTTATCCGGTCCCGCCTGAGAATGGGCATTGACGTGGTCCTCAATATCGATGTCCAGGGCGCGGAGCAGCTCTTTGCCCGGTACCCGGACAGCGTCGGTATTTTTATTCTGCCGCCCTCCATCGAAGAGCTGCGCCGGCGCCTGGAAAAGCGCGGCGGCGACGCGCCGGACGCCATTGAACGCCGCATGGCCGCCGCCGAACAGGAGATGGCCCGCAAGGACCTGTACCACCATGTGGTGCTTAACGATGATCTTTCCAGGGCCACCGAGGAACTGGTGGCCATTGCTCAGCGCTATCGACAGGCACCAGGGAGGCCTGATTGA
- a CDS encoding DUF370 domain-containing protein yields the protein MHRKNLLNIGFGNRIVAEDIIAVVSPASAPVKRMKDEAKKAGRLVDATQGRKTRSVIVMASNHVILSAIHTETISQRFAAINGNRLGPDDDPDLMPE from the coding sequence ATGCACCGAAAAAACCTATTAAATATAGGGTTTGGCAATCGTATTGTAGCCGAAGACATCATTGCCGTTGTTTCACCGGCATCGGCGCCGGTCAAACGGATGAAGGACGAGGCCAAAAAGGCCGGCCGGCTGGTGGACGCCACCCAGGGCCGGAAAACCCGGTCTGTGATCGTGATGGCCAGTAATCACGTTATTCTCTCCGCCATTCATACGGAGACCATTTCTCAACGGTTTGCCGCCATCAACGGCAACCGGCTCGGACCGGATGATGATCCGGACCTGATGCCCGAATAG
- a CDS encoding YicC/YloC family endoribonuclease produces MVKSMTAYAEKTVEHDGLSASVEIRTYNSRFLDLVLRLPANCRQFEAAIKQWITESIDRGRVECALTVKESRGEAVPRFTVDTARAAGYHAALVSLQEALGIPGPVPLEMVARFEGVITPTEPDRPCETELAVIQEAVLSALADINVMREKEGAFLEADLTQRVGAIETAVGTVEKASDGLVDACARQLEERMASLLNGTVEIDESRILQEAALHADRCDISEEIVRIKSHIAQFRAAMADGESCGRKLNFLLQEFNREVNTMGAKTVNSGVSATVVAMKTELEKLREQVQNVA; encoded by the coding sequence ATGGTCAAAAGCATGACCGCGTATGCGGAAAAAACCGTGGAACACGATGGGTTGTCCGCGTCAGTGGAGATACGGACCTACAACAGCCGGTTTCTGGATCTGGTGCTTCGCCTGCCGGCCAACTGCCGGCAGTTTGAGGCCGCCATTAAACAATGGATTACCGAGAGCATCGACCGGGGCAGGGTGGAGTGCGCGCTTACGGTCAAAGAGAGCCGTGGTGAGGCGGTTCCCCGGTTTACCGTTGACACGGCCCGTGCCGCCGGCTATCACGCGGCCCTTGTCTCACTCCAGGAAGCACTGGGAATTCCCGGACCGGTGCCCCTGGAGATGGTGGCCCGGTTTGAAGGGGTGATCACCCCAACGGAGCCGGACAGGCCATGCGAAACCGAGCTGGCGGTGATTCAGGAAGCGGTGCTGTCGGCCCTCGCCGATATTAATGTCATGCGGGAAAAGGAGGGAGCCTTTCTTGAGGCAGACCTGACGCAACGCGTCGGGGCCATTGAAACCGCCGTGGGCACTGTTGAAAAGGCTTCGGACGGGCTGGTGGACGCCTGCGCCCGTCAGCTTGAAGAACGGATGGCCTCTCTCCTGAACGGCACGGTGGAGATCGATGAATCCCGGATTCTTCAGGAAGCGGCCCTGCACGCGGACCGGTGCGATATCTCTGAAGAGATCGTAAGGATAAAAAGCCACATCGCCCAGTTCCGGGCCGCCATGGCCGATGGCGAATCGTGCGGCAGAAAGCTCAATTTTTTGCTTCAGGAGTTCAACCGGGAAGTCAATACCATGGGGGCCAAAACGGTCAACTCCGGGGTATCCGCCACCGTGGTGGCCATGAAAACCGAACTGGAAAAACTGCGGGAGCAGGTGCAGAACGTGGCATAA
- a CDS encoding DUF4416 family protein, protein MSTPAAPIPARLVISVFLNEKLLIETVAEKLAHAFGPMDLVSAWLDFDYTDYYAAEFGAPLFRRVFSFSRPVDQDRLADIKHTTNAIEARFAANGRRRVNIDPGYLTMERFVLATGKNFTHRVYLEQGIYADLTLLYQHNDFTPLPWTYPDYAGSEMRHFLLMVRERYVRALEFPDARD, encoded by the coding sequence ATGAGCACTCCTGCCGCCCCCATACCGGCCCGCCTGGTCATCAGTGTTTTTTTAAATGAAAAACTTTTGATCGAAACGGTTGCCGAAAAACTGGCCCACGCCTTCGGCCCCATGGACCTGGTCAGCGCGTGGCTCGATTTTGATTATACCGACTATTACGCCGCCGAATTCGGCGCCCCCCTGTTCCGGCGGGTATTTTCCTTTTCCCGGCCCGTGGACCAGGACCGTCTGGCCGATATCAAGCACACCACCAACGCCATTGAGGCGCGGTTTGCGGCAAACGGGCGCCGCCGGGTCAACATTGATCCCGGCTATCTGACCATGGAGCGGTTTGTGCTGGCCACAGGCAAGAATTTTACCCACCGGGTTTACCTGGAACAGGGCATCTATGCGGATTTAACCCTTTTGTACCAGCACAACGATTTTACGCCCCTGCCGTGGACCTACCCGGATTACGCCGGCAGCGAGATGCGACATTTTCTTTTGATGGTCCGGGAACGCTATGTACGGGCGCTGGAATTTCCGGACGCGCGGGATTAA
- a CDS encoding Trm112 family protein, with the protein MSIKKELLEILACPKCKGDIHTDDAENWLICDACRLKYEIRDGIPIMLIEEAVSVDQT; encoded by the coding sequence ATGTCCATCAAAAAAGAACTTCTCGAAATTCTGGCCTGTCCCAAATGCAAGGGGGATATTCATACGGATGATGCCGAAAACTGGCTGATCTGTGACGCATGCCGACTGAAGTATGAGATTCGGGACGGCATTCCCATCATGCTGATTGAAGAAGCCGTTTCCGTGGACCAAACCTAA
- a CDS encoding DUF3786 domain-containing protein has product MSSFKTVMDVFKLLDKSNCRACNEKTCLAFAAAVFQGKRPLSDCPRLDAETLRQYDGFVEKKPTISDGMDDFVAQLKKQIRQIDLAEAARRVGGVFANGRLTLKVMGKDFHIYSDGKMASEIHVNPWVAIPLLIYVMESAGLPVSGEWVPFRELKNGAERNGLFVQRCEQPLKKVADTYTNLFEDMVHLFNGQRVENLYEADISIVLYPLPLVPILICYWKPDEGLESSLNIFFDRTVEKNLGVDPLYSIIAGIVQMFEKISLRHGVPGA; this is encoded by the coding sequence GTGTCTTCGTTTAAAACCGTGATGGATGTGTTCAAGCTGCTGGACAAGTCCAACTGCCGGGCCTGCAACGAGAAGACCTGCCTGGCCTTTGCCGCCGCTGTTTTCCAGGGCAAGCGCCCGCTTTCAGACTGCCCCCGGCTGGATGCGGAAACCCTTCGGCAGTACGACGGCTTTGTGGAAAAAAAACCGACCATCAGCGACGGCATGGACGACTTCGTGGCCCAACTCAAAAAACAGATCCGGCAGATCGACCTGGCCGAGGCGGCCAGGCGCGTCGGCGGTGTCTTTGCCAACGGGCGGCTGACCCTGAAGGTGATGGGCAAGGATTTTCATATCTATTCGGACGGAAAAATGGCGTCCGAGATTCATGTCAACCCATGGGTGGCCATCCCCCTGCTGATCTATGTGATGGAATCCGCCGGCCTGCCCGTGTCCGGGGAGTGGGTCCCCTTTCGTGAACTGAAAAACGGGGCCGAACGAAACGGCCTGTTTGTGCAGCGGTGTGAACAGCCCCTCAAAAAGGTGGCGGATACCTACACCAACCTGTTTGAAGACATGGTGCACCTGTTTAACGGCCAGCGGGTGGAAAACCTTTACGAGGCCGACATCTCCATCGTGCTTTACCCTCTGCCGCTGGTGCCCATTCTGATCTGTTACTGGAAGCCGGACGAGGGGCTCGAATCCAGCCTCAACATCTTTTTTGACAGGACCGTTGAAAAAAACCTGGGTGTCGACCCCCTGTACAGCATCATTGCCGGCATCGTACAGATGTTTGAAAAGATTTCCCTGCGCCACGGCGTGCCCGGCGCCTGA
- a CDS encoding SDR family oxidoreductase, giving the protein MNQRIFITGGASGLGQALARQYAARGWRVCIGDVNQEAGEAFAQTLSEDIARAAFVPCDVTRESDLQAAADWLEKNWGGVDIVVNNAGVAAAGGIAEVPLSDWQWILEINLLGVVRGCKVFTPLFRKQGHGRFVNIASMAGLLNPPSSVSYNVSKAGVISLSETLSFELADDNIAVTVVCPSFFKTNLASSLRSTSDHLTRLTQGLINKSKFDADQIAGAICRGIDRGDFLVIPQDKARTAWRVKRFAPFKLFSKIVAKEKKRFLAPRPAGNKTS; this is encoded by the coding sequence GTGAACCAACGTATTTTTATCACCGGCGGGGCCTCCGGCCTGGGCCAGGCCCTGGCCCGGCAATATGCCGCCAGGGGCTGGCGGGTCTGTATCGGTGACGTCAACCAGGAGGCAGGCGAGGCGTTTGCGCAGACCCTGTCCGAGGACATCGCCCGGGCCGCCTTTGTCCCCTGCGATGTGACCCGGGAAAGTGACCTGCAAGCGGCAGCCGATTGGCTGGAGAAAAACTGGGGCGGCGTGGACATTGTCGTGAACAACGCCGGCGTGGCCGCCGCCGGCGGCATTGCCGAGGTCCCGCTTTCCGACTGGCAGTGGATTCTGGAGATCAACCTGCTGGGCGTGGTGCGGGGCTGCAAGGTATTTACCCCCCTGTTTCGCAAGCAGGGACACGGCCGGTTTGTCAACATCGCCTCCATGGCGGGCCTGTTGAATCCCCCGTCTTCGGTCTCTTACAACGTGAGCAAGGCCGGTGTGATTTCCCTTTCCGAGACCCTCAGTTTTGAGCTGGCCGACGACAATATTGCCGTCACCGTGGTGTGCCCGTCTTTTTTCAAGACCAACCTGGCCAGTTCACTGCGTTCCACCAGCGATCACCTGACCCGCCTGACCCAGGGGTTGATCAATAAATCAAAGTTTGACGCCGACCAGATTGCCGGGGCGATCTGCCGGGGCATTGACCGGGGTGATTTTCTGGTGATTCCCCAGGACAAGGCAAGGACCGCCTGGCGGGTAAAACGGTTCGCCCCTTTTAAACTGTTTTCAAAAATTGTTGCAAAAGAGAAGAAGCGCTTTCTTGCGCCCCGGCCGGCCGGGAACAAAACATCGTGA
- a CDS encoding SDR family oxidoreductase yields the protein MVNFSLEGKVALITGASRGIGEAIALAVAESGARCILVSRKIEPLQAVVEKIAQAGGKADAVACNVGDMDQLKALFAKIQADYGRLDILVNNAATNPYFGDLLGAEEWAWDKTNAVNLKGPFFMSQYAAKMMKAGGGGSIVNVASVNAVSPAPFQGIYSITKAGVVAMTKAFAKELAADKIRVNALLPGLTETKFSEAIIANKGIYDYAVSRIPMNRHATPEEMVGAVLYLASDASSFTTGSCITCDGGMLS from the coding sequence ATGGTTAATTTTTCTTTGGAAGGCAAGGTGGCCCTGATTACCGGCGCCAGCAGGGGCATCGGCGAGGCTATTGCCCTGGCGGTGGCGGAGAGCGGGGCCCGGTGCATTCTGGTCAGCCGGAAGATCGAACCCCTTCAGGCCGTGGTGGAAAAAATCGCGCAAGCGGGCGGCAAGGCCGATGCCGTGGCCTGCAACGTGGGCGATATGGACCAGCTCAAAGCCCTTTTTGCCAAGATCCAGGCCGATTACGGCAGGCTGGACATACTGGTGAACAACGCGGCCACCAATCCCTACTTCGGGGACCTGCTGGGTGCCGAGGAGTGGGCCTGGGACAAGACCAACGCCGTCAACCTGAAGGGGCCGTTTTTCATGTCCCAGTACGCGGCCAAAATGATGAAGGCCGGTGGCGGCGGTTCGATTGTTAACGTGGCTTCGGTCAACGCCGTGAGTCCGGCCCCGTTCCAGGGTATTTATTCTATCACCAAGGCCGGGGTGGTGGCCATGACCAAGGCGTTTGCCAAGGAGTTGGCCGCGGATAAGATCCGCGTCAATGCCCTGCTGCCCGGCCTTACCGAGACCAAGTTCAGCGAAGCCATCATCGCCAACAAGGGTATTTACGATTACGCGGTGAGCCGGATTCCCATGAACCGTCACGCCACCCCTGAAGAGATGGTGGGCGCGGTGCTCTACCTGGCTTCCGATGCCTCTTCCTTTACCACGGGAAGCTGTATTACCTGTGACGGGGGCATGCTCTCGTGA